One region of Halomonas huangheensis genomic DNA includes:
- a CDS encoding TRAP transporter large permease: MTDGILIGLTTAGCTLFFLLGVPIFLVIGLWVVGTSLIIDFTLANIGVTLFQGLSFFGLLALPLFILTGDLINAAGIAKRLSDFAYSVLGWMRGGMGMATLGACGLFAAISGSNAGTTATIGSIMQPEMVKNGYDERFSAATAASGGTVGIIIPPSIIFIVYGFMMNLSISDLFIAGMIPGAMMVLGMMVACHLVARRHGWGTLIPFKAGSSARFARRAYLGFATIGVVLYGIYSGAFSPTEAAAITVGFTLIAGLLITREIRFTALPGIMLRSGQIAGMLAPLIAISVVMQQLLSVLGAGRVLEELLVGLGNYYVVLGACMVMILLAGMILESLPVTIILAPILAPIAQNVGVDPIHFAVIFLVGAAIGFVTPPFGLNLYVASSITGIPYLRLVKYVLPYFVALFTCWIAISLWAPLSLMLLGGG, translated from the coding sequence ATGACGGATGGAATCCTGATCGGTCTGACGACGGCCGGTTGTACACTGTTCTTTCTGCTGGGTGTGCCGATCTTTCTGGTCATCGGCCTGTGGGTGGTCGGGACCAGCCTGATCATCGACTTCACGTTGGCCAATATCGGCGTGACCCTGTTCCAGGGCCTGAGTTTCTTCGGTCTGCTGGCATTGCCGTTGTTCATCCTCACCGGCGACCTGATCAACGCGGCAGGTATCGCCAAACGGCTCTCCGACTTCGCCTATTCCGTGCTCGGTTGGATGCGCGGCGGCATGGGTATGGCGACCCTGGGCGCCTGTGGCCTCTTTGCGGCCATTTCCGGCTCCAATGCCGGCACCACTGCCACCATCGGCTCGATCATGCAACCGGAGATGGTCAAGAACGGTTATGACGAACGCTTCTCCGCAGCCACCGCTGCCTCGGGCGGTACGGTCGGCATCATTATTCCGCCCAGCATCATTTTCATCGTCTATGGCTTCATGATGAACCTGTCGATCAGTGACCTGTTCATCGCCGGTATGATTCCCGGTGCAATGATGGTGCTGGGGATGATGGTCGCCTGTCATCTCGTGGCACGTCGACATGGCTGGGGCACGCTGATCCCGTTCAAGGCTGGCTCCAGCGCGCGCTTTGCACGCCGTGCCTATCTAGGTTTCGCGACCATCGGTGTGGTGCTCTACGGTATCTATTCTGGAGCCTTTTCACCCACCGAAGCCGCCGCGATCACGGTAGGTTTTACGCTGATCGCAGGCCTGTTGATCACACGCGAGATCCGCTTTACTGCCCTTCCCGGCATCATGCTGCGCTCCGGCCAGATCGCCGGCATGCTGGCACCACTGATCGCGATCTCGGTGGTCATGCAGCAGTTGCTGTCGGTACTGGGAGCCGGTCGAGTTCTCGAAGAGCTGCTGGTGGGACTAGGCAACTACTATGTAGTGCTGGGCGCCTGCATGGTCATGATTCTGCTGGCTGGCATGATCCTCGAGAGCCTGCCGGTGACCATCATTCTGGCGCCGATCCTCGCACCCATCGCCCAGAATGTCGGCGTCGATCCCATCCACTTTGCGGTGATCTTCCTGGTGGGTGCCGCCATCGGCTTCGTCACGCCGCCCTTTGGACTCAACCTGTATGTGGCCAGCAGCATCACCGGCATTCCCTACCTGCGGCTGGTGAAGTACGTCCTTCCCTACTTCGTCGCGCTGTTCACCTGCTGGATCGCCATATCACTGTGGGCACCGCTATCGCTGATGCTGCTCGGTGGAGGATAG
- a CDS encoding IclR family transcriptional regulator, translated as MSTESGESRRNTTNSTLQRGLVLLETIATATHGMSAADLERQLEIPKPTLHRLLKQLEEQGLIVRDPEGRSLLPGERLHRIAMGVLANENLKAPRRMLLKRLADEVGETCNLTLLDGHEVLYYERVETNWPVRIQLPPGSRLPLHCTASGKLFLALMPRVQRQNLLQHLVLEAYTPYTATEADELEAHLERIADDELSIDNEEFIQGMVAIAVPVYDQAGRIQASLAIHAPRLRHTIESLREWVPRMRRIAGDLQHTLWT; from the coding sequence ATGTCCACAGAAAGTGGCGAATCACGCCGCAACACCACCAACTCCACTCTACAACGTGGGCTGGTGCTGCTTGAAACCATCGCCACTGCTACGCATGGCATGAGTGCCGCAGATCTTGAACGCCAGCTGGAGATTCCCAAACCTACGCTGCACCGATTGCTCAAGCAGCTTGAGGAACAGGGGTTGATCGTACGCGACCCCGAGGGGCGAAGTCTGTTGCCGGGAGAGCGCCTGCACCGAATCGCCATGGGTGTACTCGCCAACGAAAACCTGAAAGCGCCACGCCGCATGTTGCTGAAACGACTCGCCGATGAGGTTGGCGAAACCTGCAACCTGACGCTGCTTGATGGCCATGAAGTGCTCTACTACGAAAGGGTCGAAACCAACTGGCCGGTGCGTATCCAGTTGCCCCCCGGATCACGGTTACCATTGCACTGCACGGCGAGTGGCAAGCTATTCCTCGCCCTGATGCCCAGGGTTCAGCGCCAGAACCTTCTCCAGCATCTGGTACTGGAAGCCTATACACCTTATACCGCCACCGAAGCCGACGAGCTTGAGGCACACCTGGAACGCATCGCCGATGATGAGTTGAGCATCGACAACGAGGAGTTTATCCAGGGCATGGTCGCCATCGCCGTGCCCGTCTACGATCAGGCGGGACGTATTCAGGCTTCACTGGCGATTCATGCGCCGCGACTGCGCCACACGATCGAAAGTCTGCGCGAGTGGGTGCCACGCATGCGCCGCATCGCCGGAGACCTGCAACACACACTATGGACCTGA
- a CDS encoding universal stress protein: MPTSIRRLLCCLGLRDDCRQVLAHSLCLAQALGAELHVLHAVKALSDDVMHTLKANIRQRKTLETLMEQRLDQAQQRLDDFLEEFWESPLGELPSPDLIQKKVVVEGYPASEIIRYATRHDCDMIIMATNKRGFTASYAGKVTKGVIKRASIPVVVVPPV; this comes from the coding sequence ATGCCTACTTCGATTCGTCGACTGCTGTGTTGCCTTGGGCTGCGAGATGACTGCCGACAGGTGCTGGCGCATTCTCTATGCCTGGCCCAGGCACTGGGGGCAGAGCTACATGTATTGCATGCGGTCAAGGCGCTATCCGATGACGTCATGCACACACTCAAGGCCAATATCAGGCAGCGCAAGACATTGGAGACACTGATGGAGCAGCGTCTCGATCAGGCCCAGCAGCGCCTGGATGACTTTCTTGAGGAATTCTGGGAGTCACCACTGGGCGAATTGCCATCCCCGGATCTGATCCAGAAGAAGGTGGTGGTGGAAGGCTATCCGGCGTCGGAAATCATCCGTTACGCCACGCGGCATGACTGCGACATGATCATCATGGCCACCAACAAGCGCGGCTTCACCGCCTCCTATGCCGGCAAGGTCACCAAGGGGGTAATCAAGCGCGCCAGCATACCGGTGGTGGTGGTACCACCGGTATGA
- a CDS encoding TRAP transporter large permease, whose product MDNTIIYVLFGVFFLLLVLGAPITVSLGVAALATYLSLGENPMSFVQIAFTSVGSFPLMALPAFILAGALMEAAGISRRLVDIAEAFAGPVTGGLAAATVFACMFFGAISGSGPATTAAVGMLMIPAMANRGYDKGYGSAITASSGGLGVVIPPSIPMVIFGISGMGLQPPAEAVAEFGSFQTLSIPKLFIAGVVPGIVIAGCLLAVNYVISKRRGYRGLSDHWSMGDIGRSLKRGIWSMLAPLIILGGIYSGLFTPTESAIVAIAYTLVVGTFMHKELKWKPTLKTLETTTWITGRVLLILFTATVFGRLLVEQRVPAVIAEGMLGMTDNIYLIWAMVITFLLFVGMFMETLAAIMILTPVLLPIMYMLGMDPVHVGIVVVCALAIGFQTPPLGENLFVASGIGGSSIEEISVKALPFAGASVFALFMIAYFPELSLWLPRVLGY is encoded by the coding sequence ATGGATAACACCATTATCTACGTACTCTTTGGCGTGTTCTTCCTGTTGCTGGTGCTGGGAGCACCGATTACGGTATCGCTGGGTGTGGCGGCGCTGGCAACGTATCTGTCATTGGGCGAGAACCCAATGTCCTTTGTACAGATTGCCTTCACCTCGGTTGGCTCTTTCCCGTTGATGGCATTGCCGGCCTTTATTCTCGCTGGAGCGCTGATGGAGGCGGCAGGCATCTCTCGGCGGCTGGTGGATATCGCTGAGGCCTTCGCCGGTCCGGTGACTGGTGGTCTGGCCGCGGCGACGGTTTTTGCCTGCATGTTTTTCGGCGCCATCTCCGGGTCCGGCCCGGCGACGACTGCGGCAGTTGGCATGTTGATGATTCCGGCCATGGCCAATCGCGGATATGACAAGGGCTACGGTTCGGCGATCACCGCGTCTTCCGGTGGGCTGGGTGTGGTGATTCCGCCTTCGATTCCGATGGTGATTTTCGGCATTTCCGGTATGGGGTTGCAGCCACCAGCGGAAGCTGTCGCCGAGTTTGGTTCCTTTCAAACGCTATCAATTCCCAAGCTATTCATCGCCGGAGTGGTGCCTGGTATCGTGATTGCTGGTTGCCTGTTGGCAGTGAATTATGTGATCTCGAAACGCCGAGGCTATCGCGGCTTGAGTGACCACTGGTCCATGGGCGATATCGGCAGAAGTCTGAAGCGTGGTATCTGGTCAATGTTGGCGCCCTTGATCATTCTTGGTGGCATCTATTCTGGGCTTTTCACCCCGACCGAATCTGCGATTGTGGCGATTGCCTATACCCTGGTAGTGGGTACCTTCATGCATAAGGAACTCAAATGGAAGCCGACACTCAAGACTCTGGAAACCACCACCTGGATTACCGGGAGAGTGTTGTTGATTCTGTTCACGGCAACGGTATTTGGACGTCTGTTGGTTGAGCAGCGTGTACCGGCAGTCATCGCCGAAGGAATGCTTGGCATGACTGACAATATCTATCTCATCTGGGCCATGGTGATCACCTTCCTGCTGTTCGTCGGCATGTTCATGGAAACCCTCGCGGCGATCATGATTCTGACACCGGTGTTGCTGCCGATCATGTACATGCTGGGTATGGACCCCGTGCATGTAGGCATTGTTGTGGTCTGTGCCCTGGCGATCGGTTTCCAGACGCCGCCTCTCGGCGAGAACCTGTTTGTGGCGTCGGGGATTGGCGGGTCATCCATTGAAGAAATATCAGTCAAGGCTCTGCCGTTCGCCGGTGCCTCGGTGTTTGCCCTGTTCATGATTGCGTACTTCCCCGAGCTGTCGCTGTGGTTGCCGCGGGTACTGGGCTACTGA
- a CDS encoding TRAP transporter small permease yields MKRFWKLLDNIENILCQLLLVTFVLLLFVQIIMRNLFNYSLPWGDELATYAFIWFAYLGAVYATRKSAHNRVTFQFRFFPRWVETACGVLTDVIWIGFNLVFIWLSYDFVFNKMNMFWKSQTLGVPMKVFYVILPVAFIAMTLRILQNNYLRFVKHRELSNPDAEAIEEAQASTSGAREEGSRNG; encoded by the coding sequence ATGAAACGCTTCTGGAAGCTGCTCGATAATATCGAGAACATCCTCTGCCAGTTATTGCTGGTGACCTTTGTGCTGCTGCTTTTTGTGCAGATCATCATGCGTAATCTGTTCAATTATTCGCTGCCATGGGGAGATGAACTGGCAACCTATGCCTTTATCTGGTTTGCCTATCTTGGTGCCGTATATGCCACCAGAAAATCGGCTCACAACCGTGTGACCTTCCAGTTTCGTTTCTTTCCTCGCTGGGTTGAAACAGCCTGTGGTGTGCTGACCGATGTTATCTGGATTGGCTTCAACCTGGTCTTCATCTGGCTCAGTTATGACTTCGTGTTCAACAAGATGAATATGTTCTGGAAATCGCAGACTCTCGGGGTTCCGATGAAGGTCTTCTATGTGATCCTGCCTGTGGCCTTTATTGCCATGACATTACGAATTCTACAGAACAACTATCTGCGTTTCGTCAAGCATCGCGAGCTTTCCAATCCTGATGCCGAGGCCATTGAAGAAGCACAGGCTTCGACATCTGGCGCACGCGAGGAGGGCTCCAGAAATGGATAA
- a CDS encoding TRAP transporter substrate-binding protein yields the protein MRPIANMTSRVTSGTSERRCGSLSRTALSGVVALTMLSISMQASADTWKMALGDAAGGTQYELGTTFASLVEEKTGGEVTVDLFPNGQLGSEQDTINNASMGLLDLSVLAINNITPFSPTVGVMTLPYVIRSPEDARTLTHGEIGQEMVDNTVRDAGVRILAWAYSGCRRLTNSAHPVASPEDLEGLVIRVPKNEIMIAAYQAWGVNPNPLAWSETFTALQQGVVDGQDNPYITIDAMKFHEVQNYVTDSCYVFSMEPLIISESKFQSLSPEQQEAVLAAGEEATEHSYEYLLAQEGEIKQRLVDEYGMEITEPANDESEWIKQATSIWPDFYDSIGGKEKLDAALSALGRDPAP from the coding sequence ATGCGTCCAATAGCCAATATGACCAGCCGAGTCACCAGCGGTACATCAGAACGGCGTTGCGGCAGTTTATCTCGTACCGCGCTGAGTGGCGTCGTTGCGCTGACGATGCTGAGCATCAGCATGCAGGCCAGTGCCGACACCTGGAAAATGGCACTGGGTGATGCTGCCGGAGGAACCCAGTACGAGTTGGGTACCACCTTTGCCAGCCTGGTAGAAGAGAAAACCGGCGGTGAAGTGACTGTTGATCTGTTTCCCAATGGGCAGCTCGGCAGTGAACAGGACACCATCAACAATGCCAGCATGGGGCTGCTCGACCTGTCGGTATTGGCGATCAACAACATCACACCGTTTTCCCCCACGGTCGGGGTGATGACCCTGCCTTACGTGATCCGCAGCCCCGAGGATGCTCGAACGCTCACTCATGGTGAAATTGGTCAGGAAATGGTCGATAACACCGTGCGTGATGCCGGCGTCCGAATTCTGGCCTGGGCCTATTCCGGCTGCCGACGATTGACCAACTCGGCTCACCCTGTGGCGAGCCCCGAGGACCTGGAAGGACTGGTCATTCGCGTGCCCAAGAACGAGATCATGATCGCGGCCTACCAGGCCTGGGGTGTCAATCCCAACCCGCTGGCCTGGTCGGAAACCTTCACCGCTCTGCAGCAGGGGGTCGTCGATGGTCAGGACAACCCCTACATCACCATTGATGCCATGAAATTCCACGAGGTACAGAACTACGTCACCGACAGTTGCTACGTGTTCTCGATGGAACCCTTGATCATCAGCGAGAGCAAGTTCCAGAGTCTGTCGCCTGAACAACAGGAAGCGGTGCTGGCAGCCGGTGAGGAAGCCACCGAGCACAGCTATGAGTATCTGTTGGCACAGGAGGGTGAAATCAAGCAGCGCCTGGTTGATGAGTACGGTATGGAAATCACCGAGCCCGCCAATGACGAGAGCGAGTGGATCAAGCAGGCGACCAGTATCTGGCCGGATTTCTACGACAGTATCGGCGGCAAGGAAAAGCTTGATGCAGCCTTGAGTGCTCTGGGTCGCGATCCCGCACCCTGA
- a CDS encoding PLP-dependent aminotransferase family protein: MSAPLFHLDAGRQESLQCQLREQIAHAILEGHLPLDEALPSSRRLSRELGVARNTVMLAYEQLLDDGYLVARERSGYFVNPDILDGRVQTAPDTADTSPPDELDWDSLLTMKPSNQRTITKPRDWLRYDYPFLYGQLDPGLFPFQHWRECSRDSVSVPAVRHWSSDHLSEDDPLLIEQIHQRLLPRRGVWARPEEILITVGAQQALWITTMLTLGPERRLAMENPGYVDMVNIARTFTDQITAIDVDDLGLPPDDRLEGCNLAYVTPSHQSPTGVTMPMERRRMLLERAARHDLLIIEDDYESETNFADNPTPALKSLDTEGRVIYIGSLSKTLAPGLRLGYMVAPPALIREARALRRLMLRHPATNNQRAVALFLDRGYHDALLRQLRQTYQRRWQIMREALDKHLPDLRTGSTFGGSCFWLEGPENLDASYLCQLAREHSILIEPGDLHYLEGNHQHVFRMGFSAIDDARIEPGIERLATLLPQAMGTNTQDASRSTAHKPSTCPP, translated from the coding sequence ATGAGTGCTCCCCTGTTCCACCTTGACGCCGGACGTCAGGAAAGTCTTCAGTGCCAGCTTCGCGAGCAGATTGCCCATGCCATTCTCGAGGGCCACCTGCCTCTCGATGAGGCTCTGCCGTCCAGCCGCCGCCTGTCCAGAGAGTTGGGCGTGGCGCGCAACACCGTGATGCTGGCCTATGAGCAGCTCCTCGATGACGGCTACCTCGTCGCCCGCGAACGCAGTGGTTACTTCGTCAATCCCGACATCCTCGATGGTCGAGTCCAGACGGCACCGGATACTGCAGACACTTCGCCGCCAGATGAGCTGGATTGGGATTCGCTGCTGACCATGAAGCCATCGAACCAGCGCACCATCACCAAGCCACGCGACTGGCTACGCTACGACTATCCGTTCCTGTATGGCCAACTCGATCCCGGGCTATTTCCGTTCCAGCACTGGCGCGAATGCAGCCGTGATTCAGTGAGTGTTCCGGCGGTTCGCCACTGGTCATCGGACCACCTCAGCGAAGACGACCCGCTGCTGATCGAACAGATTCATCAGCGTCTTCTGCCACGCCGCGGTGTCTGGGCCCGCCCCGAGGAAATCCTCATCACTGTAGGAGCCCAGCAGGCGTTGTGGATCACCACCATGCTGACCCTGGGACCAGAACGCCGCCTGGCAATGGAAAACCCCGGTTATGTCGACATGGTCAACATCGCGCGCACCTTCACCGATCAGATCACGGCCATCGATGTTGACGACCTGGGGCTACCGCCCGACGACCGCCTCGAGGGCTGTAATCTGGCCTATGTCACACCAAGCCATCAGTCCCCGACCGGGGTCACCATGCCCATGGAGCGACGCCGCATGCTGCTGGAGCGTGCGGCGAGACATGATCTGCTGATCATCGAAGACGACTACGAAAGCGAGACCAACTTCGCCGACAACCCGACTCCAGCGCTGAAGAGCCTGGATACAGAGGGGCGTGTGATCTATATCGGCAGTCTCTCGAAAACCCTGGCACCGGGTCTACGCCTGGGCTACATGGTCGCGCCTCCGGCACTGATCCGTGAAGCCCGGGCCTTGCGCCGCCTGATGCTGCGCCACCCGGCGACCAACAACCAACGCGCGGTAGCGCTGTTTCTCGATCGTGGCTATCACGACGCACTACTACGTCAGCTACGCCAGACCTACCAGCGACGCTGGCAGATCATGCGTGAGGCACTGGACAAGCATCTACCCGACCTGCGGACAGGCTCCACCTTCGGAGGCTCCTGCTTCTGGCTGGAAGGCCCCGAAAACCTTGATGCATCATATCTGTGTCAGCTGGCCCGTGAACACAGCATCCTGATCGAGCCAGGGGATCTTCATTACCTGGAGGGTAATCATCAGCACGTCTTTCGCATGGGCTTCTCGGCGATTGACGATGCGCGCATCGAACCGGGCATCGAACGCCTTGCCACCCTACTTCCCCAGGCAATGGGGACAAACACACAAGACGCTTCTCGAAGCACCGCTCACAAACCCTCGACCTGCCCGCCATAA
- a CDS encoding CobW family GTP-binding protein encodes MGVGEVGEVGEVGEVGEVGEVSASVAGDGEVIDSRLPVTVIAGFLGAGKTTWLNQRIAEGQVDDALIIVNDVGAVNVDVESIAYRDDRVLALTNGCMCCTLGGSLVEQLSQALRLKSRPSQVIIEASGVADPARIADVARLAPGMRLAAVVVLVDAGQARRLATDMQVGQLWRAQLVAAQRILVNRLPAGEARDTLLQWLKEQAPGISLECMPQVLDRTELQGELKAEPTAEVATEHARRPEWSCRELSSQKLSRKESSRPTVFFPSAGLNSHRGAAHGMSHKTVRFGAALLLAELESVLREYLDVLLRAKGFIHCRSEDGERWVSLQLSGRQLVCRGHAPSANGSLLVCIGRGGLRFDQLIQRLQALDKHAEVSGSAVYGGQVEGL; translated from the coding sequence ATGGGTGTGGGTGAGGTGGGTGAGGTGGGTGAGGTGGGTGAGGTGGGTGAGGTGGGTGAGGTGAGTGCGTCAGTTGCCGGTGATGGCGAGGTCATCGATTCCCGTCTGCCGGTAACGGTGATTGCCGGATTTCTTGGTGCCGGCAAGACGACCTGGCTCAATCAGCGGATTGCAGAGGGCCAGGTGGATGATGCGCTGATTATCGTCAATGACGTGGGTGCAGTGAATGTCGATGTTGAGTCGATTGCCTATCGCGATGATCGCGTGTTGGCGCTGACCAATGGCTGCATGTGCTGCACCCTCGGAGGCAGCCTGGTCGAGCAGCTATCCCAGGCGCTGCGCCTCAAGTCGCGGCCATCACAAGTGATCATCGAGGCCAGTGGTGTCGCCGATCCGGCACGAATTGCCGATGTCGCACGGCTGGCGCCGGGCATGCGCCTGGCCGCAGTGGTGGTATTGGTGGATGCCGGTCAGGCTCGGCGGTTGGCAACCGATATGCAGGTGGGGCAACTGTGGCGCGCCCAATTGGTGGCTGCGCAGCGAATCCTGGTCAATCGACTGCCAGCGGGGGAGGCGCGGGACACCTTGCTGCAATGGTTGAAGGAGCAGGCCCCGGGAATCAGCCTCGAATGTATGCCACAGGTGCTCGACAGGACCGAATTGCAAGGCGAATTGAAGGCTGAACCGACAGCAGAAGTCGCAACGGAACACGCTCGGCGCCCGGAGTGGTCTTGCCGGGAATTGTCTAGCCAGAAATTGTCTCGCAAGGAATCGTCTCGCCCGACGGTATTCTTCCCCTCCGCAGGACTGAACAGCCATCGCGGTGCCGCCCATGGCATGAGTCATAAAACGGTGCGTTTCGGTGCCGCATTGCTGCTCGCTGAGCTCGAGTCGGTTCTGCGTGAATACCTGGATGTACTATTGCGTGCCAAGGGCTTTATTCATTGCCGATCCGAGGATGGTGAGCGGTGGGTGAGTCTGCAACTGAGCGGAAGACAGTTGGTATGTCGAGGGCATGCACCGTCCGCCAATGGTTCGCTGCTGGTCTGTATTGGTCGCGGAGGCCTGCGTTTCGATCAACTTATCCAGCGCTTGCAGGCGCTGGATAAGCACGCAGAAGTGAGCGGGAGCGCGGTTTATGGCGGGCAGGTCGAGGGTTTGTGA
- a CDS encoding amidohydrolase — protein sequence MTITIYSARRILTMNPSQPEATHIAVDGERVLAVGDADTMPHGEDCVWDERFADKVIMPGFVEGHSHALEGAMWDHLYLGYFARNDAEGREWSGLKSVAEVQARLREHAATLPPGEPLIAWGFDPVYFEDEDGGSLRLTRNELDEAVADRPLVVMHASFHAMTVNSVMLERSGILDGPSVEGIICDEQGLPNGELKEMAAMFVVFDALGRNLFNDVGSPHVLRRYGAIAAAVGVTTITDLYNPMTDDAIESMVDVTSSPDYPVRLVPAMGVLSWSAEEGIERLQAARSRNHERLHFGLAKLMTDGSIQGYTARLKWPLYHDGHDNGLWNAAPEVLTDLVQAYHQAGLQLHIHTNGDEAVELMLDAIDQALTLWPRADHRHTLQHCQVIDHAQLRRSAKLGVCLNMFANHIYYWGDIHYQRTLGPSRCQRLEPLASARRLGIPLAIHSDAPVTPLGPLFTAWCAVNRRTASGRQLGEHEAVSVSEALEMITLGAAYTLGLDDRVGSLDVGKFADMAILDDDPLQIDPAELCNVGVHATMLGGRCHGCG from the coding sequence ATGACTATTACCATCTATTCCGCCCGTCGCATCCTGACCATGAACCCCTCACAGCCCGAGGCGACCCATATTGCCGTGGATGGCGAGCGTGTGCTGGCGGTGGGTGACGCCGATACCATGCCTCACGGTGAAGATTGTGTCTGGGATGAGCGCTTCGCCGACAAGGTCATCATGCCGGGGTTCGTCGAAGGCCATAGCCATGCGCTGGAAGGCGCGATGTGGGATCACCTGTATCTGGGTTACTTTGCGCGCAACGACGCCGAAGGCCGAGAATGGAGCGGACTCAAGAGTGTCGCCGAGGTACAGGCACGGCTGCGCGAGCATGCGGCAACGCTGCCTCCCGGCGAGCCGTTGATCGCCTGGGGATTCGATCCCGTCTACTTCGAGGACGAGGACGGCGGCAGTCTACGCCTGACCCGCAATGAACTGGATGAGGCGGTTGCAGATCGCCCGCTGGTGGTGATGCATGCCAGCTTTCATGCCATGACCGTCAATAGCGTGATGCTGGAGCGTAGCGGCATTCTCGACGGCCCGAGTGTCGAAGGTATCATCTGCGATGAGCAGGGACTGCCGAATGGGGAGCTGAAGGAGATGGCGGCGATGTTCGTGGTCTTCGATGCGCTGGGACGCAATCTGTTCAATGATGTCGGCTCGCCGCATGTATTACGCCGCTATGGCGCGATTGCCGCTGCAGTAGGGGTAACCACCATCACCGACCTCTACAACCCGATGACCGACGATGCGATCGAGTCGATGGTCGATGTCACCAGCAGTCCTGATTATCCGGTGCGTCTGGTGCCGGCCATGGGCGTATTGTCCTGGAGTGCCGAAGAAGGCATCGAACGCCTGCAGGCGGCCAGGTCGCGGAACCATGAGCGCTTGCACTTCGGGTTGGCCAAGTTGATGACCGATGGCTCCATTCAGGGCTATACCGCACGGCTGAAATGGCCCCTGTACCATGATGGACACGACAACGGCCTGTGGAATGCGGCCCCCGAGGTACTCACCGATCTGGTACAGGCCTATCACCAGGCCGGACTGCAATTGCATATCCACACCAATGGCGACGAAGCAGTTGAGCTGATGCTCGATGCCATCGATCAGGCTTTGACACTATGGCCGCGTGCGGACCATCGTCACACGCTGCAGCATTGCCAGGTCATCGATCATGCCCAGCTTCGGCGTTCAGCGAAGTTGGGAGTGTGCCTCAACATGTTTGCCAACCACATCTACTACTGGGGCGACATCCATTACCAGCGTACCCTGGGGCCCTCGCGATGCCAGCGCCTTGAACCATTGGCCTCGGCGCGCCGCCTGGGGATACCGTTGGCCATCCACAGCGATGCACCGGTGACGCCGCTGGGACCTCTGTTTACCGCCTGGTGTGCGGTTAACCGTCGAACCGCCAGCGGTCGTCAGTTGGGTGAACACGAAGCGGTTTCCGTCAGTGAAGCGCTGGAAATGATTACCCTCGGAGCGGCTTATACCCTGGGTCTTGATGATCGAGTCGGCAGCCTCGATGTCGGCAAGTTCGCCGATATGGCGATTCTCGATGACGATCCCTTGCAGATTGATCCCGCCGAGCTCTGCAATGTCGGTGTACACGCCACCATGCTGGGAGGTCGCTGTCATGGGTGTGGGTGA